A segment of the Haladaptatus sp. R4 genome:
CCAAGGGAAAGGCGGCGCTCGCCGAACTCCGGTCTGCCGTCCAGCGGTACAACGACCGACGGATGGCCGACGAATCCGACCGCGCGCCGCGTTTCCGGTGAACGTCACGCTCCGGTACGTCGAGCAGAACGCGACGGCTTGGACTGGAACGAGCGGGTCAGGGTCGCGCGTCGGTGCCCGAACGACGACGAAGGCCGGACAGGTCAATCTCGGTGGCGGGAGCGACAGCGGTGGTGCGGGAAGTCGCGGAAGCAGTGGTACGGGAAGTCGCGGGAGCGATGGTTCGGCAAACGACTCCTCGTCGGGTGCCGTGCGAGCGCCGTCCGTCGGGAGCGGGTCGTCGCTATTCGCCGACAGTACGCGGCAGGGAACTCCCTCGGACATTTCGCCGCCGTTCCCGTTCGAGTCGCTGGTGCTCGCGTTCGCGTTCGTCCTGCCGATGAACTTCGTGATTCAGGCCTACGCCAGCAGCATCATCGAGGAGCGAATCAACGACCGCGGCGAACTCCTGCTGGTTTCCCCGGTCTCCCGCGGCGACATCATCGCCGGGAAGACCCTGCCGTACTTCGTCGGCATGGTCGCCATCGCGGCGGCGACGGCGCTTGGTATCGTTCACTTCACGCCGAACGTCGCCGACCGTCCGGTCGCCATCGCAGGAGCGGCCTTGATCTCCGTCGCGTCGGTCGTGCCCATCGCGCTGTTGTTCCTCGCGTGTGCGTTCGTCGCCGCGATGTTCGCTCGGTCGTTCAAGGAACTCACGTTCGTCACGGTGTCGCTCAGCGTGTTCCTCACCGCGTACGCCTTCGTTCCGTCCATCTTCACCGACGTCCACCCCATCGCGGCGATATCGCCGCTCTCGCTGGTCGTTCGCGTGCTCCAAGGCGAATCGGTCGCGTTCGGGCAGTACGCCTTCTCCACCCTTCCGCTGTTTCTCACCGCGGGCGCGCTGTTCGCGCTCGGCGCGGGCGTCTACCGCGAGGAGGACATGTTCACCCAGCGCCCGGTTCTGTTGAAGGCGCTCGATGCGCTCGACGGTCAACTTCGCGGGAAGCGGAGCGTCGCGACGCTCAGCGCGCTCTCGATTCCGTTCGTCTTCGTCGCGGAACTGCTCGCCGTCGCGCTCCTGTTCGCGCTTCCGGTCGCCCTCTCGCTTCCCGTCCTGCTCGTCGTCATCGCGGTCATCGAGGAGGTCGCGAAGAGCGCCCACGTCTACGCCGGGTTCACTCACGAGCGATTCGACCGCTCGCCGGGGACGTACCTCGTCCTCGGTGCACTGAGCGGTTTCGGCTTCTTCGCCGGGGAGAAACTGACCGCCATCGCCCAGTTGGTCGGCCTGCCGAACCTCGAACTCGGACGGGCGGCGTTCGGCGTCACCACCGGCCTCGGCGTGGACGCGTCGCCGCTCGTATTGGCTGGACTGCTGTTCGCGCCGCTGGTGCTCCACACCGTCACCGCGAGCATCACCGCCTACGGTGCCAGCAGGGACCGAACCTGGTACGTCTGGACGCTGGTCGTGGCGACGCTGGTTCACGCCGCGTACAACCTGACGGTGGTGACCACCCTTGGATAACCGTCTCACCGTCGCACGGCGCGAACTGGCCTCGCTTCGGAGCGAGAAGACCATCGTGCTGGCGATTCTGATCCAGTTGCTCATCGCGGCGTTCTCGTCGTTCCTCGCGGTCGGCCTCGTTTCGATGTACGACCCCGGTTCGGTTTCCGACGGGTTCGTCGTCTCGTTCGGCGTGACGGGGAACGCGACGGAGGACGTGAATCACGTCCTCGGGACGGACAGTAGTTGGCAAGCGGTGCAGTATCCCTCCCAGCGGGCCGCGATGGGCGATTTCCGGGACGGGAAGATACAGGCCATCCTCCACGTGGACCGCACCGCGGACGGGAGCGTTCGAGTCGATGCTATCGCTCCGGACGGCAACATCCGGACGACACTGGTCGTAACCCAGATAAAGAAAGTCCTCGGGCAGCTCGAACGCACCGAACGGGACCGACTCAGCTATCGACTCGAACGGTCGCCCGTCGCGCAGGTTCCCGAGTCGGGTGCGAGTCCGTACTTCGGCTTCACCTACACCGTGCTCGTCCCGCTGTTGATGTTCCTGCCGGTGTTCATCAGCGGGTCCATTACGGTCGATACCATCTCCGAGGAGTTCGAACGCGGAACGCTCGAACTCCTCCGCGTGACGCCGCTGACGGACGTCGACATCGTGGACGGGAAACTGCTGGCGATGGGTATGCTCGCGCCGCTACAGGCCGGGGCGTGGCTGCTCCTCCTGTCGTTCAACGGAACGAGCGTGTCCAACCCGCTCGAAATCATTTCCCTCGTCGCGGGTTGTTCGGTCGCCGTGGTCGCGCTTGGCGCGACGCTGGCACTCCGATTCCGCGACAGAAAGCGAGCACAGTTTCTCTTTTCGATGGCACTGCTCGTCGTCTTCAGCGCGACGTACTTCCTCCCGGAAGCGCCCGCGAACTCCGTGGCGAAACTCGCCATCGGCAGTCCGACGCCGCTGACGCACGCCGTGGTCGTCGTCTATCCGCTCTGCTCGCTCGTCGGGTACGCGTTGGTCCGTCGGGCCATCGGCGGGAGTCATCTCCTGACGACTGCGTGAACGCCGTCCGAGCGATTTCAATTTCGGTTCCGATTCCGATTTCGAACTGGGTCCTCGGTTCGAACCCGACCGTGACGAACGACGAATTCACGTCGACCATCGTATCTGTCCGATATCAGTGATTGTTTACAATTGCACATTTATACCAATACATAGAGCATTGAATCAATACCTCTTGCTAATATAAATCTACTCGTAGTTCCGGAAACGAGGCGTCGTATGGTGTCACAACGACTCCAGGCGTTGAATCGGCGGACGTTCGTCGGAACCGGTGCGGCCGTGGCCAGTACGGCCTTCACGGGCGTCGGACTCGCGCGTGAATCGTGCAACGACGACGAGCACGACGACGAATCCGGACGCGGGGACCACGGTGCGGACGAGGACGACGTGACGTACGTCGCCCACCGCGGCTACAAGGGACTCCATCCGGAGAACACCCTCCGCGCGTTCGAGGCCGCCTCCCGGACGGCGGACATGATCGAACTCGACATCATGCCGTGTGCGGGCGGCGAAATCGTCGTCTTCCACGACGAGAAACTGGGGTCGCGCGACGGCGTACCCGCGGACTCACGGACGAACACGGGTACGTCTGGGAGAATTCGTGTGACACGGTGCGGAACGCGAACGTCCTCGGAACCGAGGAAACCATCCCGCTCCTCTCGGAAGCGCTGGAGGCTATCCCGAACCACGTCGGCGTGAACATCGAGTTCAAGAATCCCGGGTCGGCGGCGGCACAATCCTCCACGAACCTCGAAGGCGACGAATTGAAGGCGGGGAAAGAGCGCTGGCGCTCGTTCACCGAGGACGCGCTCGACATCATCGCCGACCACGACAACGAAATCCTCGTCTCGTCGTTCTACGAGGCGGCCATCGCCACGGTTCGCGAGGTGAACCCCGACATGCCCGTCGGCTACCTGCTCTGGGACGACATCGAGCGCGCCCTCGACATCGTCCGCGAGTACGACTGCGAGGCGGTCAACCCGCCGTACAACATGGTCAAGGGGTCGCCGTTCTTCGACGACCCGTACTACCTCGACGACCCGAACTTCGCCGACATCGACCTCGTGCAGGCCGCTCACGACGAGGGCCGCGAGGTCAACGTCTACACCCTCGATACGTGGTATCAGGCCGAGCAACTCGCGGAGGCGGGCGTGGACGGAGTTATCGTCAACTACCCGAACCTGCTCCGAGAGTAGTCGCTACGGAAAGCGAAAGAACGTCTTTTCGAGCGGTTCCCACGGTGCTACTCGCTCGAATCGTGTGAGAAAAGCGCGCTCGTGGGGTTACATCTCGACGGTTGTCCCGCAGTCGGGACATTCGAGAAACATCCCGTCGTCGCCCATCCCGAACGCGAGAACATCGCTCTCACACTCCGGGCAGGGCTGTGCGACGCGCACTTCGGTCGAGTCGCGTGGCGCGCCGAGCGCGAGCGCGACCACGTCGTCGTCGGATTCGTTGCGTCCCTGCTGGTACTCACCGGCCGGGAACCGAATCGCTTCCCCGGCACCAATCTCGGCGATCTCGCTTTCGGCGTCCGGTTCGGGTTTGGTCTCGAAC
Coding sequences within it:
- a CDS encoding ABC transporter permease encodes the protein MDNRLTVARRELASLRSEKTIVLAILIQLLIAAFSSFLAVGLVSMYDPGSVSDGFVVSFGVTGNATEDVNHVLGTDSSWQAVQYPSQRAAMGDFRDGKIQAILHVDRTADGSVRVDAIAPDGNIRTTLVVTQIKKVLGQLERTERDRLSYRLERSPVAQVPESGASPYFGFTYTVLVPLLMFLPVFISGSITVDTISEEFERGTLELLRVTPLTDVDIVDGKLLAMGMLAPLQAGAWLLLLSFNGTSVSNPLEIISLVAGCSVAVVALGATLALRFRDRKRAQFLFSMALLVVFSATYFLPEAPANSVAKLAIGSPTPLTHAVVVVYPLCSLVGYALVRRAIGGSHLLTTA
- a CDS encoding glycerophosphodiester phosphodiesterase → MVSQRLQALNRRTFVGTGAAVASTAFTGVGLARESCNDDEHDDESGRGDHGADEDDVTYVAHRGYKGLHPENTLRAFEAASRTADMIELDIMPCAGGEIVVFHDEKLGSRDGVPADSRTNTGTSGRIRVTRCGTRTSSEPRKPSRSSRKRWRLSRTTSA
- a CDS encoding glycerophosphodiester phosphodiesterase, with translation MRNANVLGTEETIPLLSEALEAIPNHVGVNIEFKNPGSAAAQSSTNLEGDELKAGKERWRSFTEDALDIIADHDNEILVSSFYEAAIATVREVNPDMPVGYLLWDDIERALDIVREYDCEAVNPPYNMVKGSPFFDDPYYLDDPNFADIDLVQAAHDEGREVNVYTLDTWYQAEQLAEAGVDGVIVNYPNLLRE
- a CDS encoding cupin domain-containing protein: MQRIDIDDVESGSMGDADRRGLSDALETEDMSINHYALEPGEAFSGGLHTHLDQEEIFYIVEGTATFETKPEPDAESEIAEIGAGEAIRFPAGEYQQGRNESDDDVVALALGAPRDSTEVRVAQPCPECESDVLAFGMGDDGMFLECPDCGTTVEM